The nucleotide window aaaaGCTGTTTTAATGGGTTTATATGAAGCGGAAAACATTTAACATCAAAATGATTTGTTGCTTGATCAACATTTCTGCACATTATTCCTTATTAACCTTTTTatgattaacattttaaaatgttaatccTTCTtgctataataatatttaaatgcatttcattAGCCTGAGTTTACAGTCTGTGTTTCATGCACCATCTCTCGatacaaataattttatatatgtattgtaaactaaaacttttatattatataggtTTTACATGCATGAAGCAAGCGTGAGTCATACATGAGAAATTCAAGTAGAAAAGTATAGTTTGCGCACATGATAAACATTGGGCTTTTTTTTAGGCCTATTTGCATTGCTTTAATCCATTGTAAAATCAGGTCAAACCTGGAAATTGTGTGGTGTTTGAATACCAGAATCTTAAAGACTACTTTGACATCAGTTTCATGATTCTAGTTTATATTTGAGAAAATACTGCAAACATATGAATATCGTGACTTTATGATTTCGATACAAGGAACATTGAGTTAAGATGACATGGTACAACATACTATATGGTATTATACACTTATAATCAGTTGTGAAAAAAACCCCACTCAGGATTCCAGGATCACTTGAATGGAAAAAGGGTGCTTATGATTCTGACGATGAGTCATTGTGCTAGAGGGTGGACTTAGTTCAGATTTCAGGCACAAAGCATTACAGAGATTTCTAAACAGGCAAGATGTCTAAAAAGAAACATACAGTTGTAATAAAAACTTTTCATCCAAAGTCAAATGCAAACATAATGCGTCTCCCACAGGCAGATGAAATTTCAAATAAGATATTGCTATGTATTAAGTCAAACCATTATCCtggttaatataaaaaaagtgcaaGGACACTACCGTATAAAACACATGCTGTTGAGACAGCAAGTTAATTAACTAGAAAGAAACACACTAGTGGACAGGTGAAACAGCCACATATTGTTTTTCTACTGTAAATACAAAAATGGAACCTTGTAGAGAGATGTGCTACCACActtcaaaactgtttttttttgtttgtttctttttgtttttttctcatttttactttgcttattaaataacaataataaatgttcCTTGCATGCCAGCAGGTTTTAATGCTCTTCTCTGcaatgcaagtttttttttcaattcttgGTCTCAGGAAGGCATTAAACATAATTCCAAAGAAAGGAAGATAATATATTCATTAGTACCCAAGGCCGCACAGCAAGTTAATGTATCCATTTTCACTCTGAAAGGGATAATATACATTGCTGTAATGTCTTTAGTATGTAATATCTCTATTAGACCTCATGTTACAAGTTCTCTGATACAATCCGGTTGCTCAGTTAGAGTTCTACACTCTCTATTTCCAGGTCCTCTAAAGTGTCTGAATGGGAAATCATCAccagtttttctttgtttgagtACTGTCTGATCAAGCCATGATCAGATTCATTGAAGGCACCTTCCTCCTGGGCAAGGGGATTTTTTGAAACTTGCTCTTTCGATAAAAGTTCAGAAGAACTTCCACGACTGAAACTTGTCACATCGGTGGACTCAAAAGACTCCCCTCCAAGACCCTCAAGTTTAATATAACCCCCACTGCTCAGGCCCTCCAGTCGAGGACAGCTACGTCGCCTGGTTCGCTCAATGTGCAGATCCAAAGGGGTGGATGGACAGATTCCCAAGTCAATGGACCTTGAGTAGTCTGACAGGGCACTTAAGGACAGGTGAGAGCCTGTCACCTTAGGGCCAGGTGAGGCAGGAAGGAGTTGCACCCGAGAGCCTTGAAGGGAGAGGTGTGGCATTTCCTGCAGGCTGTTGCTACCCTTATAAACTTCCACTGAGTCCATGGAAAGAATGGTTTGAGCGTGAGAAGTCTTCACTTTGGCTTTGGTGATACTCCCTGATGCTGCTAGAGACTCCAAGCAATGACGAACAGCATCTGAATCCAGACATTCACTTTTGAGCTCCCCGGTTTTATCTGAACCCCTTCTGTTTCCTGCTGACCTGTGGTTGAGCCTGATCAATGGTAATGTGAAAGCATTGACTGGGGAGGTCCCAAAAGTTTTGGTCTTCCATTGCTTGGCATCTGGTGACGGATCCCTGCAAATGCTATACACTGTGTCTGTTATAGCAAGACTACGCAAAGGTAAGCCTTCCAGTTTTCCAGTAGATGACTTTCTGGATGAAGGCAGGCTATCCTGGTCCTGTTTGAACGAGCCTGAAGATGGCCACGAGCCCTTTGCTAGCATAGCAGCATTGTATACAGAGCTTGAATTGCCTTCTACCCCCTTTGATTGCATATAGTTCACAAATCCATTGAGTGAAGCATTGTCCTTGGATCGCAAACTGTGAATATCAATAACAGTTGAATAAATGTCCCTAAGGTTAataatttttgtctttttgtcccTGTTTTCATGCAGTACTGCATTAGCGCAAATAAACAGGAAGATACCAATGCCCATAATCAATGGTCCAAACACTTTTAGTTTGTCTGAATGTAAGTGTCTGTTTAGAAACTCAGCAAAGACATTCAACTTTGGTGATTTCTCAGTTGTGCCATTAGTATAATTGGAGCTTAGAACATCTTGCTCCAGCTGATAAACAAGCTTACCACTAGTGGTCCAGTTCAATACTTTGGGTCCTCCTCTGTCATTGGACCAAGCTGGTTTCTGTAAACCCTTTACTTTGACCAGTTCTGGGTAAGGAGAACTTCCTTTAGGCCAATAGCCTAGTACAGCCAAGGCAATCCCAACAAGCAGCACAATAATGCCCAGTCCAGCAATCAGCCCAGAGATAGAACATAGCttcaattttcctttcacaaccaccacttcattctttctcttcttcttggCTTTTCTTTTCCGCTTGTTCTCTGCCCGGTTTTTGGCACGGAGGGAATCTTGGCGTCTTGCTGAGATTCGCAGGAGGCCTCCAGTAGCAATCATAATGAGGCCTGAACTGGTGGTCAACTAATCAT belongs to Silurus meridionalis isolate SWU-2019-XX chromosome 4, ASM1480568v1, whole genome shotgun sequence and includes:
- the tmem200ca gene encoding transmembrane protein 200C — encoded protein: MIATGGLLRISARRQDSLRAKNRAENKRKRKAKKKRKNEVVVVKGKLKLCSISGLIAGLGIIVLLVGIALAVLGYWPKGSSPYPELVKVKGLQKPAWSNDRGGPKVLNWTTSGKLVYQLEQDVLSSNYTNGTTEKSPKLNVFAEFLNRHLHSDKLKVFGPLIMGIGIFLFICANAVLHENRDKKTKIINLRDIYSTVIDIHSLRSKDNASLNGFVNYMQSKGVEGNSSSVYNAAMLAKGSWPSSGSFKQDQDSLPSSRKSSTGKLEGLPLRSLAITDTVYSICRDPSPDAKQWKTKTFGTSPVNAFTLPLIRLNHRSAGNRRGSDKTGELKSECLDSDAVRHCLESLAASGSITKAKVKTSHAQTILSMDSVEVYKGSNSLQEMPHLSLQGSRVQLLPASPGPKVTGSHLSLSALSDYSRSIDLGICPSTPLDLHIERTRRRSCPRLEGLSSGGYIKLEGLGGESFESTDVTSFSRGSSSELLSKEQVSKNPLAQEEGAFNESDHGLIRQYSNKEKLVMISHSDTLEDLEIESVEL